CAATGGCCAGATTGTGGTTGAAGGAATTGGGACAGCCCATCAGACAGGCTTCGTTGACCAGGCATTTGAGGCGGAAGCCTGCGGCGTGCATTTCCTTCAGTTTGGACGGTGAACGTAGAATTTCTCGAGGCGGGTTGAATACGTTTACACCGCATTTTTCCCGCCAGATTTCCATTTGCCGCAGATTCCACTGATAAGCGTTGCAGGATGTGTGTATTTCCAGCTCCGGCATTACTGCGTGCAGGAGGGCGGCTACCCGGTAATCCGAGAGGATAAAGCCCTCGATTTGCAATTCGTTAGCTGCCCGCGCCAGAGTAAGGACAAAGCTTTTGACAGCATCCTCACTGTCAAACTGGTAACTCATGGCATTGACGGGGCAGATGCGGCGCACCTGTCCTCGGGAGAGGCGCAGGAACTCAAAGCAGTTTTTCAGGTACTGTGCCCGCATGGAATCCACATTGGCAGGTGGCTCTCCGGCCGCTTTCCTGTCGTCAAAGGTAAAACGCACATGAGAAATCATTTCCTGAAACGGCAGTTCACAATAGACATGGTCGATATGTTGTTTGCGCTTTTTCACCTCCTGTAAAAACCATTCAGGTTCCGTCCCATTATAAGGTACGGAATAAATTCGGTATGCTGGTGTCATTTCAACGGCCCCTTCCGTAAACATAAAATCCCAAAGACTATCATAAAAGATTATATATAGAAATAATACTGTATTAAAATACAGTTATGGAAAAATAATGAATTTTTCTACCTGTACTTTAGTACAGGTAGGCAATAAAGGTAAGGATTCATCGTAATTTTTTGTTTATTCGTATCAGCATGAAAAAAGTGTTATAATGTGGATGGAGTAATTTTGATTTTCATGGAGGAATTATCTTGTTTTCTGTACGTTTATTGTCATCAACGACATTGATATACATATATCTGATTCTGGTTTATAATCTGGCCATGAGTGGTGTGCAGGGCGTATCTGAAGCTGCCGTGAATACGGTGCTGGTGTCTTGCGCTGGGGCGGCAGGGATGGCATGCTTCGCTTTTGGCTTCCGTCATTTGCAAGAACGTGTTCAGTATCGTGTTCCACTTTATATCGTGGGGCTTTGCGCGGTCAGTCACCTGCTTATGGAGATTTTTTCAGCTGCTTCCCCGTTGTTTTTCGTGGAAATTGTGCTGGCGACGATGGGCTGGGGATTTCTAACGGCGTTTATTTTGTGCCGCGTAGCAACAGAGGTTTCAGCTACACATTTTGGGCGTTTCATTGGCCTTTCTTATGGGGGAGCTGCACTTTTGCAATTCGCTGTGGGCGAGGCGGATCGGTATTTTACTGAAGTGTCTTTGGCACAGTGGGGGGCCGTAGCGTGTTTGGCTGCATTTACCTACTTTATCAAGCGTGAGCCGATTTCTCTGTCTGTTTCCACGCCGCAAAGTGATTCGCCGGTCTGGTCATCGTTTTTTCAGAAAAGCCGTGTCTATTTGTTGGGCGGTGCTGCAGTGCTGTCATTGCTGATGGGCTTGTCTGATAGTGTTACGATTATGCACTACGCCGAATATGCGCCGTCTTTTCCGGCATCGCGCTTGTTTTATGCGATGGGGTTGGTGGCTTTTGGCTGGCTGGCAGACAGGCGTATGCTGCTGCTTCCCGGCGTTGTTTTGCTGACCAATGCTTATTATTTGTGGTTTAGGGCAATGGCGGCTGATGCAGATTTGTTTATCCTGTTGGCACAAATCGTGGAAGCTGTTTATTCGGCACCGGCTATTATTTTGCTGACGGTTGGTTTTTTGCACGCAGCCGCCCACTCGGCTTGTCCCGAACGATGGGCGGCTATGGGGCGTATTGTTGGTTTGCCTTTAACGAGTTTTGGACTGATGATGGGGTTATGGCTGTGGCCTCTTACTTCAACGCTGACGATGCTGGCCGTTTATACGACATTACTGCTGGTTGCTATTGCGTTGCTTTATCGTAGCATGCTGGGGTGTCTGGAAGCATTGGTTGAACTTGCTAAGGAGAAAATAAAGGCTGCGTCTCATAAATCTGAAACAGAGACGCAGCCGGTAGAGGAGAAATCCGTAGGGAAATGTGAAGATGAGTCAGCTGGCGATATCTTTACTGCATACTGCCGTCGTTATAGCATTACGGCAAAGGAAGCAGAGATTTTGCTGGACATCCTGAAAGGTCAGAATGCTGGTGAAATTGCTGCAGCGCAATTTATAACGAAGCGTACGGTGCGCTTTCATATCAGCAATTTACTGCATAAAACTGGGAATAAAACGCAAATTGCCATGATTGCGCATTTTCATCAAGTGACAGAAGATGTTACCCTGTTGGAAATGGACAATAACGCATCTGAAAGGAGTCCTGGATAAGGCGATTTAGAACTTCCACGTAGCGCCGAGCTGGACGCTGCCGCCGCGTTGTTTTCCGGCCCAGCCGGTCATGCCTAAGTCGATGGCAATGGGGCCGCCGGGTTTAACCTGCCAGCCGAGTTCGAGCATGCCGCTGCCACCTTTGACACTGGGACTGGGGACGTTGCCGCCACTGGAGAAGTGGGCTCTGGCTTCGCCGCCAAATTCATACTGGTAGGCAAGGCCACCGTAGAAACTGTTGCGGTCGTTGACTTTGTGCGTGAGCCGTGCGCCAATGCGGAGGCGGTGACTGTCTACGGCGGAGAAACTGCCGCGCTCGTCAGCGGCCTTTTCGATATGTATGGTAGTGGTGTCACCGGCCTGATGGCTGTAGAAATATTTCAGATAGCCGTCAAGGGTGTTGCCATTGCCGAGGTTAAAGGCTTTGCCGACACCGAGATGGGCGGCAAAGTAGTTGGAGGAACTGTCGTAATCGACCTTGCCCAGGGTGTCCATAGTGCTCTTGTAGTCAGAGTTCACCCGGCCGCCGCGCAGGCTGCCTTCGTAGTAGAGGCCGTCATGGTTGACCTGCCGTGCCATCAGCCCTACGCCGAAGTAATGAGCCTTGCCTTCGCCGTGAGTACCTGCTGCGTCTTCGAGGTAGCTGTCATAATTGCCGCCGCCGTATTCCACAATGGGGCCAAAGAGGAGCTTGCCCTGAGCGTTGCTAATTTCCCGGGCAAAGCCGACATTGAGGCCAAAGCCCTTGGTGTCGACATAGGAGCCGCTTTGGGCACGCATGGATGAGCCACCCACAGCAGCAAAGGGGGTAAATGAACTTACGGCAGGAGCATTAACAGCACCATTGTGGCTCTGTTCAGCTGCCTCAAGAGCCACAGCATTAGCGGCTTGCATAAATCCCTGCGAGGAAAGCATATCTGCACCAGCATTGACAAAGGTTGTGGTAGCGGCGCGGGTTTCTACAAGGGATTTAGCCCGTGCTGAACTGCTTTCCGTACTGCTCTCGGTCTTGTCGGTAACAGTGGCAGTAATTGAAGTACTTTCTTGATTAACAGCGAATTTATAAGAGGTGTCTAGAGTCAGGCTGGTGGCTGTGGGAGCAGTGGTCAGTGTAGTGGTTTTGGCTGTGCCCGTAAAGCCGTTGGCGTTGCTGAGTAAAGTTACGGTATCCCCTTGATTAAGGTTTACACCTGTTTGTGCCGCCACGCCGATGGTCGTATTCATCAAATATGTCGTACCACCGTTAACGGTCACCATGGTATCTCCTGCCGAGATGTCATCAGGCAGATAGAAATTCATATTTTCCGCACCGTAAATATTATCCGTAATGGTTATGCCTTTGGCGGCAAAATTGACGGTATTATCGGAGCCGTCTGCACCGCTGCCACCATTGATACCCATTAGTGTCATGGCGGCGAGAATATTGACCGTGTTGTTAGATGCTGTGCCGCTTGTTGCCATGCCGCCTGTGACCATTCCAGAAATGCTGCCGCCGGAAATGGTGACGATATTATTCGTGGCATCGCCGTTGGAACTTTGGCCGCCAATAACTGTGCCTGTGATTGTGCCGTCCGAAATGGCAACGGTATTATCGCTGGCCCTCGTATAACCCCAGCCGCCAGTGATACTATTATTAATCGTACCGCCGGAAACGGTAACTTTGTTGTTCGTGGCCTGGCCGCTCATCGCATGGCCGCCTTCCACAGGAGAATTGACTGTTCCTCCCGTGATGTTGACCTCGTTCGCCGTTGCGGTGCCGTTATATGCAAAAGCGCCGGTAATGCCTAAAACGCCACTGCTGATTTCACCGCCGTTGATGGTGAAGATGTTTCCTGTGGCGTCTGTTTTTCCGTATCCAGCATGCAGATAAGCGCCGTTAATGGGGCTGTCAGTAGCATTGATGATAACCTTGTTTCCAGTGACGCTGCCGACAGCAGAATATGCACCAGTTATCCCACCTATCGTACCGCCGTTGATGGTGATTGTATTATTGTCTGCATTGCCCGCAGCACCGGCTGTGCCGTTGTTGGCATTCCCGCCATAAACTTCGTTCACGGTGGCTCCACTTGCTATAGTGACCTGGTTGTTATTGGCATTGGTTTTTTGAGAACAGCCTCCATACACAGTTGTCACCGTACCGCCGTTGAGGTTTACGGTATTATTCGCGGCTTCCTGTGTCGTGCTGTACCCGCCGTACAGATATTTCAGCGTACCGCCTGTCATTGTCGTAGTGAATCCGGAGGCGGCACCGGTCCAAGTATTCAGAATAGAAGTTACCGCACTCTGTCCAGGCGTAATAACCACCATTGGCGTTGACAGTTGGGAAAAGACATCCCTTAGGCCACCCGAAGTCATGCCCATAATATTACCAAATACATAATCGTTCGCACCCATAGTTGCTCCTTCGGTGTTTAGCGAAGTTGCACTTATGGTCGTTGATGTAGCAGTACGGGCAGTTGGATTTACCGACTCAGCCGATGCTGTCCCAAGTCCCCCTCCCGTGCACAATAGCGCCGCCAGTACCAATCTTGTCAATTTCCTGTTATGACGTTGTTCCTTCATAATTAAATCCCCTTCTTTACGCAAAATAATATTGACGATTACTTTTATCTTTTTCTGCGTATAGCCGTATGTTCCTACTGTACGGCAGGTACAGTCTTTGTTGTAGGGCGTGGCTGGCGGCCTGTACTTTGCGGTTGACGGTCAGATTTGACAGGACAAGGCCAGAGGAAAATGGTATAATTTACGGATGTAGAAAAGCGATTTTTCAGGGGAAGTGATGAAATGCTCTATACACTTTATGCAGGAATGTTCTTTGCGAATATATTGTTTTACATGCACCTCTTGCAGCTGGTGGATGGTGAAGCTGTGGTCATGGCGAATCTGGGCTATATGCTGCTGTGTTCGTTGGGGATGATTGCCTACGGCTGGCTGCATGAGCGCTGGACGAAGGGGAAGTTGGCACTGTACAGTGCGTTGTTGCTCAATTCCTTGGGGAGTATATTTCTTTGGCAGGGCGGGGATTCCTGGTGGTGGCCGCTGCTCATGTTTGCCCTGTCTTATGGCTATCTGGCAGGCCATGTGGCCTATTTATCCGCCATGCAAGTGCAGGGCTGTTGTCAGGGAAGATTTATCGGTGTTTCCTTGTGCCTGTGCAATTTGCTGGTGTATCTTGCCTCACATCTGCCCGCCGGGGGACAGATGGCACTAGTGGTAAGCACTGCGGTGCTGGCCGCTTGGCTGATGGACAGGCTGGCGGATAATTTACCGGGGGCCGTTGATTTGCCGTCAGCGTCGCCGCAGGTTTTGCCCCAACAGTTGTCTTTAGCCGTTATGATCGCGCTGGTTTTGGGACTGCTCGTAGGGCTTGATGATAGTTCGTTCTTTCCACGCTTTGCAGCTTATGAGGAAACCTTTAGCACATCACGCATCTTTACGGCAGTCGGTTATCTGTTCGCTGGTGTGATTGCCGATTCTTGGCCCGTGTATCTGCCGGTCATCGCATTAGCCGCCAAAAGCATACCTATCTTTGTGCGGGCCGGTTCGGATAGTTTTGCCTTGTCACTGCTTTCCTATACGGATGCGTTTTTTACAGGCGCTTTGATTATACTGGTTATCAGAATGTTTTTTGCCGTCGCTCCGCTGACCAGCCGTCCGCGCCTGTGGGCTGGCATGGGGCGCGGCATTGAGATGCCGGCCAGCGCTGTAGCCGCCTTAGCAGGTAGTGTGTATTTCGAACAGCACAGCTTGTCTTTAACCGTGGCTTGTCGTGCGGCACTTCTGCTTTTCGGTGCGATTCTGTTCTATCGGGCGGTGGTGATTTATGCTGAAAGGCGAAACGAGGAGATTTTCTCCTTGCCGGATAATATAAGCCTCGTGGTAGAAAATGGCGGTAGTTGTGCTTTGATGCAGGAACGGGAACAGGAAATCGTACAGGAAAACGTACAAGTACAGGATAACTGTCCTGACTGGCAGCGGCAGTATAACCTGACCGACAGAGAGACAGAGGTCCTGCGTGAAGTGATGCAGGATAAAAAAATTGCCGATATAGCCGCAGCACTGGTGGTCACAGAACGTACAGTAAAATTCCACATTGGCAATATCTTGAAAAAGACAGACTGCAAGAACCAAAGAGAACTGCGCAACAAATTAGGAAAATACTAAAATAAAAAGCCCCTGAGGATGTAGTTTCCTCAGGAGGCCTTTTATTTTAGTGTTTTTATTTGCGTGACTACTCGACTTCGACGCCGTGTTTTCTGCATTCGTTGAAGAAGAAAACGGCATTGGTGTCCTTGGGATTTTCGCTCCAGAATTTGATAAGTTTCTTGGCCATATCGTACTTCTCCTGCATGAAGGGCAGGAGGTTTTCGGCGGTTACAGGGCCACCGACGGTCATAAACACATCAATATTATGGCTGAGGGTTTCAAGCATTTCCTCGGTACATTCATTCTTCGCCAGAGCTTCAGCAAAGCGTATACCCTGTTCCACATCATCAGCGTAGCCACGCTTTAACAGCCAGACGGCGATTTGTTTTTCCATGGAAGTCCCTCCCTTTTTCGCTATGTGTTAGACTTATTCGCTATCGGGTTGGGAATTTCCTGCCTGCTGGCAGGGAATATATTCGTGTTATGAATTACTTGTCAGCCAGTAACAGTTTTAAGGCAATTTGCTTCTCTGTCGGCAGGTTTTGCAACAGTTTTAACAATTGCGGGTCAATGCCGGCTGTTTCAGAAGCAGGAGGCTCGTTCGTATCCATTTTATCCGCCAGATTGTTGAGGTCTTCAATGCGGATATTCAGAGCCCCACAGATTTTCAACACGTTGTCCATGGCAGCACCGCCAATGGAGCCATTGAGAATGGACAACAAAGTAGTGTAAGGCATATTGATTAACTTGGCGAAGTCTTTCATGGTGTAACCATGGGACTTAATCAAAGCCTTGATGTAATCCTCTCTGTTCATTGTAACTAATCCCTTCCTCATCCCATAAATAACTAATTATTATTGTACAAGTAAATCGCGAAAAAGAAAAGACCTCAGGCAGGAAAACTGCGAAAAAAATTCTCAATAAGAAAAACGATGAAAAATAATAAATAAAAATCATATTTCGTATTGACTAGTATGGAATTTTGTAGTAGTATAAGCATGTAAACGAAATATAGTATTTATGACGGGCACAAAAACGAAATTCCCTTTTTGTGAGAAAATATCGAAACGACTAACGATATGGAGAAGGGATTCGCGCCCTAAAAAAATGTACTTTTTATGATTGAAAATTTATTATTACCCAAATTGTCTATAAATTTACAATCATAGAAATAAATAATCGCTTGGGCGGTTAAAAATGTGTGTTATTCCGGAGAGGATGAGATTTACGATGGAAAAAGCAACGGTCGTTGTTATTGGCGGCGGGGCTACCGGCGTAGGTATTCTGCGCGACCTTTCCATGCGCGGGGTAGATACGCTGCTGGTGGAAAAATGCGACCTGGTAAATGGTGCCAGTTCCCGCTATCATGGTTTGCTGCACAGCGGTGGCCGCTATGCGGTGAAAGACCAGGAGGCAGCCAAGGAGTGCATTATCGAAAATCAGATTTTGCGAAAGATTGGCAAGTCCTGTGTAGAGACGACCGGGGGGATGTTCGTAAGACTCAACATTGATGACCCGGATTACGAAGAAGCCTGGGTAAAGGGTTGTGCGGAGAGTGGAATTGAAGCCAAGCCGATTACCTTGGAAGAAGCCTTTCGGCTGGAGCCGCTGCTCTCGAAAAATGTGCAGTCGGCATATCTGGTACCGGATGCCGCCATCGACGGTTTTCGCATGAGCTGGCAGAATGTAGAATCTGCCAAACGCTATGGCGGACGCAGCCTGACCTACCGCGAGGTCATCGGGATTGAACAGGCAAATGGCGAGCTTAAAGGCGTGAAAGTACGAAATACCATCACCGGTGAGGAAGAAATCATCGAGTGTGAAGTCGCCATCAATGCGGCCGGTGGTTGGGCTGGCAAGGTTGCCGCTCTGGCAGGCCTCGAAGTTGGTGTTCAGCCGGATAAGGGCACGCTCTTAGCCTTCAACCAGCGCATTACCAATCACGTAGTCAACCGCCTGCACAAATCTTCCGATGGTGATATTTTCGTACCGCATGGTTCCATCACCATTCTGGGTACTTCTTCCATGAGTATTCCGGATGCGGAAGATACCAGCACTTCCCGTGCGGAAGTGGAAAACCTGCTATCTATCGGTGAAAAGACCTTTGAGCATCTGCGGGATTACCGCATGCTCCGTGCCTTTGCCGGTTCCCGTCCACTCTATATACCGCCAGGAGGAGCAGTTGGACGCAGTGCTTCCCGCGGCTTTGCCATCGTTGACCATGAGGAGGACGGCCTCAAGGGCATGTTCACCATTGTGGGCGGCAAGTTCACCACCTACCGGCTCATGGCTGAAAAGATGGCCGACAAGGTTTGTGCAAAGCTGGGCAATACGGAAAAATGCCGTACCGCCGAAGAACCGCTGGTTCCGGAGGTCAGCGAGGAAGCCAAGAAGGCAGCCCGCAAGTACTTCCCGGCTTATGGTACGAATTTGGCCGCAACCCGCTTAGGCCCCGAACGTTTCGCCAAGGTCGTAAAACGCTTGGAGGAAGCGCCGGAGAAACGGGAACTCGTTTGCGAATGCGAAAACGTAACGTTGGCTGAATTTGAAGAAATTGCGCAGGAAGAATCCTGCTATCAGATTAATGATATTCGCCGCCGTACCCGCGTGGGTATGGGCACCTGCCAGGGCAACTTCTGTGCCCTGCGCTCCGCCGGCCTGTTTGCTAAATACGGCAAGCACGAGCGGGCGGCAGAAACACTTACTCGCATGAAGGAATTTTTGCAGGGCCGCTGGAAGGGCATCCGTCCGGTGCTCGTCGGCAGAACCCTGCGGGAAACACAGATGACTCGGGCTTTATATGAACTGTCCTTTCATGTGAATGGAGGCAAAAAGGAATGAAACATGCGGATACCCTGGTAATTGGCAGCGGCTTTGCCGGCCTGATGGCGGCTTTGGTCAGTGCCAATCAGAGAAAAAAAGTGACCTTGCTCACCTGCGGGTCAGGTTCACTTTCCTTAAATAGCGGCGTAATTGATGTGCTGGGCTATGATGAGCAGCATAATTATGTGGAATGTCCCAAAGAGGCCATCAAGAGCCTGCCGGCTGAACATCCCTACAGCAAAATCGGGATGGAAACGGTGGAAAAAGCCGTGAACTTCTTCCTGGATTTCACCCGGGATTACGGTTTCCCCTATCGTGGTTCTCTAGACCATCAGCTGTTGGTTCCCACTGCTGTGGGCACCATGAAGCCGACCTGCCTGGCACCTCACTGCCTCGATGGCACGAGCCTCCATGGTGAGGAACATATCGTCATCGTAGGCATCAAGGGACTCAAGGATTTCTATGGCAATATCCTGCAGGATAATCTCCAGCAGTCCTTAAATGGCCAGACCAAGTTCCCGGTAGTGGAAGTGGAAACGCCGCTTCTGGGCGGCCGCGACATCACCACCATTGATGTGGCCCGCTGGCTGGATACGCAGGAAGGCCGCGATTCCTTTGCTTCGCAGCTCCGTCCTTATGTCCAGTCCGATAACACGGTGTTCCTGGTTCCGCAGGTACTGGGTACGAAAGGTCAGGAATGTGCCGCCTATATCCATGAGAAGTTAGGCGCCGAAGTTCTGGAAACCACCTGCCTGCCGCCATCTGTCAACGGCCTGCGTCTGCAGAAGATGCTGAAGCAAGCCCTGAAGGATATGAACGTGGAAATTGTGGAAAATACCAAAGTTCTCCGGGCAGTAAGCGATGGCAAAAAGGTTACGGGGGTTGTAGCTGAAGCTTCGATTCGCGAAAAGACCTACTACGCAGATAAGTTCATTCTAGCTACCGGCGGCCTCTACAGCGGCGGCATCACGGTGCGGGAATTTGAACATCCGCAGGAAATGATTTTTGATTTGCCTGTATATATTGAATCCGGTGAGGAAAACTGGAGCAATGCAGAACTGTTCTCTGCAAAACCTCAGGGCTTTGCCAAGACCGGCGTGCGCACGGACACGAGCCTGCGCCCTGTAGATGCTAATAACGAGCTCGTCTATGAGAATGTCTATGTGGTTGGCAGCAATCTGGGTGGTTATGATTTCTGCTTTGAACATTCCGGCAACGGTGTGGCGTTAGCTTCGGCCTACAAAGCCGCATTGATGTGAGGAAGGGAGACTTTGGCGATGAGCGATATTAGTAAGAAAATAGAAGAAATGGAATCGGCTCTCTCGACTGCTGACCATTGCCTGTCCTGCACATCCTGCATGTCCAGCTGCCCGGTAATGGAAGCAGAAAAGAGCTACCGCGGCCCGAAACTTGTGGGCCCGGCCCACAGCCGCATGCATTTTTCGCAGGATGACTTTGAAGACAGCTTGGACTTCTGCTCCAACTGCAAGAGCTGCGATAGAGCCTGTCCCTCTGGGGTGGCGGTATCCACTCTGAACATGCTGCAGCGGGCCAAGTATTATGAAACGCATGAGCATTCCCAGCGGGATGATATGCTGGCTCATGGTGAGCGCATGGCAAAACTTGTCCGTGCCCTGCCCTTTGGCGCAACCTTTGCTAACTTGGGCATGAGCATCGGCAAGAGCCTGGGCGTGTTCTCGGCTATGGGCATAGCCGGTGAGCGCAGCATGCCGGCTTACGCTTCGGAAAGCTTTATGCAGCTTTTCAAGGGCATCAAGCAGCCCAAGAGCGATAAAAAAGTGGTGTTCTTCCCCGGCTGCTTCATCAACGACAACGAACCGCAGGTTGGTGTGGCCTTTGTCAAGGTCATGAATGCCAACGGCTATGAAGTCCTCGTGGATGAGAAGTTCAACTGCTGTGGCTCGCCGCTGGTGGTTACGGGGTATCTCGATGAGGCTCACGAACACGCAGATAACAATGTGTCCCGCATTTTGGAATGGAAGAAAAAAGGCATCCCCGTGGTTGCCTGCTGCACCAGTTGTTCGCTGATGCTCAAACAGGAATATCACGAGTTATTTAATGAAGAAAAGATGCACGAAGCGGGCGAAAACGTCTATGACGCTTTTGAATTCCTGGAGATTCTCGCTGACAAGGGGCAGCTCAATACAAACTTTAAGCAGGTCGGGGAAAAGCTCATGTATCACGTTCCCTGCCACCTCAAGAGTCAGGGCTTCGGTGTTCCGGCTGCCAAGATTTTGGCGCAGGTTCCCGGGGTTACGGTAGAACAGGCTGATGCCGGTTGCTGCGGCATGAGCGGTAACTACGGCTTCAAGGGAGATAAATACGAAATCTCCATGAAGATTGGTGAAAAACTGTTCAACCGGATTAAGGAATCTGCTAGTGACGAAGTCATCTGTGACTGCGGCACCTGCAGACTACAGATCCAACATGGTACGCAGGCCAAAACCTGCCATCCCGTTGAGATATTAGCCAAGGCTTATGGGAAATAACCCATAGTTAAGGAAGGAGGATTTTCGATGATTCGGAGAATTGTACTGATTTGTTCTGCCGGTGTGTCCACCAATATGCTGGTGCGCCGCATGGAGCATGAGGCAGCAAGACTGGGGTATCCCTGCTCGGTGACGTTCTATCCTATTCAGGAAGTCAAGGAAGCAGCCCAGTTCGCTGATGTAATGCTTCTGGCTCCCCAGTCCGCATTTGAACTGCCGGAGATTCAGGTCAAGTATCCCAATGTCAAATCAGCGGTCATTCCCAAGGATTTGTATGCCAGCATTGACTCGGTAAAAATCCTGGACCTGGCACAGAAAATTGCCGGGGATTATTAAGAATTATCTAAATCTTAATTTGAGTCTTAATTGACTTCACAAGAAAGAAGAGGGGTTTCACAATGGCAAAGAACTATGTAATGGCTTTGGATGCAGGTACGACGAGCAATCGCGCAATCATTTTCGACAAGAACTCGAAGATTGTCGGCGTTTCCCAGAAGGAATTTACCCAGTACTTCCCGGAACCGGGCTGGGTTGAGCATGATGCTGATGAAATCTGGAGCTCCATGACCACGGTTATGAAGGAAGCTCTCGAACAGTCTGGTCTCGTAGCCAGCGATATCGCTGCTATCGGTATCACCAACCAGCGCGAAACTACGGTTGTATGGGATAAGAACACGGGCCGTCCTGTGTACAATGCTATCGTTTGGCAGTCCCGCCAGACGGCTCCCATTGCTGAAGACCTGAAGAAAAAAGGCCTTGTGGATGAGGTTAAGGACAAGACTGGTCTTCTGATTGACGCTTATTTCTCCGCTACGAAAATCAAATGGATTCTCGACAAGGTGGAAGGTGCCCGCGAAAAGGCAGAAAAGGGCGACCTGCTCTTTGGTACCATTGATACCTGGCTGATTTGGAAACTCACGGGCGGCAAGGCTCATGTGACGGATTACTCCAACGCTTCCCGTACGATGCTCTACAACATCAACGAACTCAAATGGGATG
The Selenomonas ruminantium AC2024 DNA segment above includes these coding regions:
- a CDS encoding anaerobic glycerol-3-phosphate dehydrogenase subunit C — its product is MSDISKKIEEMESALSTADHCLSCTSCMSSCPVMEAEKSYRGPKLVGPAHSRMHFSQDDFEDSLDFCSNCKSCDRACPSGVAVSTLNMLQRAKYYETHEHSQRDDMLAHGERMAKLVRALPFGATFANLGMSIGKSLGVFSAMGIAGERSMPAYASESFMQLFKGIKQPKSDKKVVFFPGCFINDNEPQVGVAFVKVMNANGYEVLVDEKFNCCGSPLVVTGYLDEAHEHADNNVSRILEWKKKGIPVVACCTSCSLMLKQEYHELFNEEKMHEAGENVYDAFEFLEILADKGQLNTNFKQVGEKLMYHVPCHLKSQGFGVPAAKILAQVPGVTVEQADAGCCGMSGNYGFKGDKYEISMKIGEKLFNRIKESASDEVICDCGTCRLQIQHGTQAKTCHPVEILAKAYGK
- a CDS encoding PTS lactose transporter subunit IIB, which produces MIRRIVLICSAGVSTNMLVRRMEHEAARLGYPCSVTFYPIQEVKEAAQFADVMLLAPQSAFELPEIQVKYPNVKSAVIPKDLYASIDSVKILDLAQKIAGDY
- the glpB gene encoding anaerobic glycerol-3-phosphate dehydrogenase subunit GlpB codes for the protein MKHADTLVIGSGFAGLMAALVSANQRKKVTLLTCGSGSLSLNSGVIDVLGYDEQHNYVECPKEAIKSLPAEHPYSKIGMETVEKAVNFFLDFTRDYGFPYRGSLDHQLLVPTAVGTMKPTCLAPHCLDGTSLHGEEHIVIVGIKGLKDFYGNILQDNLQQSLNGQTKFPVVEVETPLLGGRDITTIDVARWLDTQEGRDSFASQLRPYVQSDNTVFLVPQVLGTKGQECAAYIHEKLGAEVLETTCLPPSVNGLRLQKMLKQALKDMNVEIVENTKVLRAVSDGKKVTGVVAEASIREKTYYADKFILATGGLYSGGITVREFEHPQEMIFDLPVYIESGEENWSNAELFSAKPQGFAKTGVRTDTSLRPVDANNELVYENVYVVGSNLGGYDFCFEHSGNGVALASAYKAALM